In a genomic window of Oculatellaceae cyanobacterium:
- a CDS encoding glycosyltransferase family 1 protein, with protein MASINKKHIALISVHGDPAIEIGKEEAGGQNVYVRKVGEALAKQGWQVDMFTRKASATDPTIVQHTPNCRTIRLTAGPEEFVPRDNLFEYLPEFVEQVLKFQKQSGITYSLVHTNYWLSSWVGMQLTKIQGSKQVHTYHSLGAVKYKSVTTIPMIASTRLATEKAVLETASRIVATSPQEKDHMRSLVSQKGSIDIIPCGTDTRKFGSITKEAARAKLGISPETKVVLYVGRFDQRKGIETLVRAVNRSQLRGQADLKLIIGGGSRPGQSDGKERDRIESIVAELGMQEFTTFPGRLDETTLPTYYAAADVCVVPSHYEPFGLVTIEAMASGTPVVGSDVGGLQFTVVPEETGLLCPPKDEVAFAEAIDRILSNPEWRNELGDNARKRVEEMFSWDGVASQLGKLYEELMAQSVQDLTAVSA; from the coding sequence ATGGCTTCCATAAACAAAAAGCACATTGCCTTAATATCTGTCCACGGTGATCCGGCGATTGAAATTGGTAAGGAAGAGGCTGGTGGGCAAAATGTCTATGTGCGTAAGGTGGGTGAGGCGCTAGCTAAACAGGGTTGGCAAGTAGATATGTTTACTCGCAAAGCTAGTGCAACAGATCCAACAATTGTTCAACATACACCTAATTGTAGAACAATTCGTTTAACAGCCGGGCCTGAAGAATTTGTACCAAGAGATAATCTTTTTGAATATTTACCAGAGTTTGTTGAACAAGTGCTTAAGTTTCAAAAGCAATCAGGAATTACTTATTCATTAGTACATACAAATTACTGGTTATCCTCATGGGTGGGGATGCAGCTAACAAAAATTCAAGGAAGCAAACAAGTTCATACTTATCACTCTTTGGGTGCAGTTAAATATAAGTCGGTTACGACAATTCCCATGATCGCTAGTACACGGTTAGCTACGGAAAAAGCTGTATTGGAGACAGCAAGTCGGATTGTAGCAACCAGTCCTCAAGAAAAAGATCATATGCGATCGCTTGTCTCTCAAAAAGGCAGCATTGATATTATTCCCTGTGGTACAGATACTCGCAAATTCGGCTCTATTACTAAGGAAGCAGCAAGGGCAAAATTAGGTATTTCTCCTGAAACCAAGGTAGTTCTTTATGTAGGAAGATTTGACCAGCGCAAAGGTATTGAAACTTTGGTACGTGCTGTTAATCGTTCTCAGTTGCGGGGTCAAGCAGATCTCAAGCTGATTATCGGTGGTGGTAGTCGTCCTGGTCAAAGTGATGGCAAGGAACGCGATCGCATTGAAAGTATTGTTGCAGAACTCGGTATGCAAGAGTTCACTACTTTCCCTGGACGTTTAGATGAAACTACTTTACCAACTTACTATGCCGCCGCAGATGTTTGCGTAGTTCCTAGCCACTACGAACCTTTTGGGTTAGTAACTATTGAAGCAATGGCAAGTGGAACCCCTGTTGTTGGTAGCGATGTCGGTGGTTTACAGTTTACTGTAGTGCCAGAAGAAACTGGGTTGCTATGTCCACCTAAAGATGAAGTTGCTTTTGCTGAAGCGATCGATCGCATTCTGAGTAATCCAGAATGGCGCAACGAACTAGGCGACAATGCCAGAAAGCGTGTAGAAGAAATGTTTAGCTGGGATGGTGTAGCTTCTCAGTTAGGTAAACTCTACGAAGAACTAATGGCACAATCGGTGCAAGACCTTACTGCCGTTAGTGCATAA
- a CDS encoding ABC transporter substrate-binding protein codes for MSKLVSASGVKLNWAMFRTGYAYALTVAIATGFLTAACENNAPSGTQGGNQTSPSASNTSNAKGLKIGSILPATGDVAAIGQPLPDAIRLAVDTVNKCGGVNGEQVTYIAEDDQSDPNAGAAAMTKLSEVDKVAGVVGSFASSVSTAGAEVATRNKVMMISPGSTSPVFTQRAKEGKYNGFWARTAPPDTYQAQALARLASDKGFKSVSTIAINNDYGVGFEKEFVQAFKNSGGTIVNEQKPTRYDPKAATFESEAAAAFSGKPQALAALIYPETGSLFLKAAYQQGLSQGVQIMLPDGAYAPNFPDQVGKSSDGKYIIAGALGTVPGANGPSLQAFNTLWKEKTNKPITAYLAHTWDATALLMLAAQAAKANTGEGIKSKIREISNAPGEEVSDLCKAMDLVNQGKDINYQGASGNVDIDQNGDVVGSYDVWTVQSDGKLAVVGKVSPK; via the coding sequence ATGAGTAAATTAGTTTCAGCAAGTGGTGTAAAACTGAATTGGGCGATGTTTAGGACGGGCTACGCCTACGCACTAACCGTTGCAATAGCTACAGGCTTTCTAACGGCTGCTTGTGAAAATAATGCTCCTAGTGGTACACAAGGCGGTAATCAAACCTCGCCTAGTGCGAGCAATACTAGCAACGCCAAGGGCTTGAAAATTGGTTCAATACTACCAGCAACCGGAGACGTAGCCGCTATTGGGCAACCACTGCCAGATGCTATCCGTTTAGCAGTAGATACCGTCAACAAATGTGGTGGCGTTAACGGCGAACAAGTCACTTATATAGCAGAAGATGACCAAAGCGACCCCAACGCTGGTGCTGCTGCCATGACTAAGTTATCAGAAGTAGACAAAGTTGCTGGTGTAGTTGGTTCCTTTGCTAGTAGTGTTTCTACGGCTGGGGCTGAAGTAGCAACGCGTAACAAAGTAATGATGATTTCTCCAGGTAGTACTAGCCCTGTATTTACCCAGCGGGCAAAAGAAGGTAAATACAACGGTTTTTGGGCGCGTACAGCACCGCCAGATACCTACCAAGCGCAAGCATTAGCTAGACTTGCTAGCGATAAAGGATTTAAGAGCGTATCTACAATTGCTATTAATAACGATTATGGCGTTGGTTTTGAAAAAGAATTTGTGCAAGCCTTTAAAAACTCAGGCGGCACAATTGTTAACGAACAAAAGCCAACTCGCTACGATCCTAAAGCCGCTACATTTGAATCAGAGGCTGCCGCAGCTTTTAGTGGTAAACCACAGGCACTAGCAGCACTTATCTATCCAGAAACAGGCAGTTTGTTTCTTAAAGCGGCATATCAGCAGGGTTTAAGCCAAGGAGTACAAATTATGCTACCTGATGGCGCTTATGCTCCTAACTTCCCCGATCAAGTTGGTAAAAGCAGCGATGGCAAGTACATCATTGCCGGAGCATTGGGTACAGTACCAGGAGCAAATGGCCCCTCACTGCAAGCTTTTAACACTTTATGGAAAGAAAAGACAAATAAGCCGATCACAGCTTATTTAGCTCATACTTGGGATGCTACTGCTTTATTAATGCTGGCGGCACAGGCAGCAAAAGCCAACACTGGCGAAGGTATTAAAAGTAAAATTCGTGAAATTTCTAACGCCCCTGGTGAAGAAGTATCCGATCTTTGTAAAGCAATGGATCTAGTAAACCAGGGTAAAGATATTAATTATCAAGGAGCTAGTGGTAACGTAGATATTGATCAAAACGGTGATGTAGTCGGTAGCTACGATGTTTGGACAGTGCAATCCGATGGAAAATTGGCAGTTGTAGGCAAAGTTAGCCCTAAATAA
- a CDS encoding serine hydrolase has translation MTFFRKDEQLETLGTQILETTWAEFPGLARNQIALTWIVYDPPVPVNTGGALSAEEFWKYQVRGFSYRGVERIYPASIVKLFYLVAIQEWLDKGMIPATSSELNRAIKDMIVDSSNDATSLVVDVLTGTTSGPEIPLEPFETWKLQRNIVNRYFQSLGWSELESINVNQKTWGDGPYGRERVFLGELMENRNMVTTNATARLLHSIVGGVAVSSQRSQAMMNLIKRSLNPEDLNNDGDENQVTGFLGGGLPADSQIWSKAGWTSQVRHDAAYIEIPQQHPYILVVFTEGKAHSRNQAILPFISKLVAVAMASLSQSS, from the coding sequence ATGACATTTTTCCGCAAAGACGAACAACTCGAAACACTAGGCACTCAAATTCTGGAAACCACTTGGGCAGAATTTCCAGGGTTAGCCCGTAATCAAATTGCGCTTACTTGGATAGTTTACGATCCTCCAGTGCCAGTTAATACTGGTGGTGCGTTAAGTGCAGAGGAATTTTGGAAATATCAAGTTAGAGGTTTTAGTTATCGTGGTGTTGAACGAATTTATCCAGCAAGTATTGTTAAACTTTTCTACTTGGTAGCAATTCAGGAATGGCTGGACAAAGGTATGATCCCAGCTACTTCCTCTGAGTTAAACAGAGCAATCAAGGATATGATCGTTGATTCCAGCAATGATGCTACCAGTTTAGTTGTAGATGTGTTAACCGGGACAACTAGCGGGCCAGAAATCCCACTAGAACCGTTTGAGACATGGAAGCTACAACGCAATATTGTTAACCGCTACTTTCAATCTCTTGGTTGGTCTGAATTAGAAAGCATCAACGTCAATCAAAAAACTTGGGGCGATGGGCCTTATGGTCGAGAGCGAGTATTTTTAGGGGAGTTGATGGAAAACCGCAATATGGTGACAACTAATGCTACTGCTAGATTACTACACAGCATTGTAGGGGGAGTTGCAGTCAGTAGTCAGCGATCGCAAGCAATGATGAATTTAATCAAACGCAGTCTTAATCCAGAAGATTTAAACAACGATGGCGATGAAAATCAAGTTACTGGTTTTTTAGGTGGTGGACTCCCAGCAGACAGCCAAATCTGGTCTAAAGCAGGTTGGACAAGTCAAGTGCGTCACGATGCTGCTTATATCGAAATACCACAACAACATCCTTATATTTTAGTTGTCTTCACTGAAGGTAAAGCTCATAGCCGAAATCAAGCCATCTTACCCTTTATTTCTAAACTCGTTGCCGTTGCTATGGCATCCTTGAGCCAATCTAGCTGA
- a CDS encoding C40 family peptidase, which translates to MVVFDRLAESLTGEYQSLVNLNLYDSPSCNSLATQAAAGRYFQILSTTAQEKAVEVRLCEDDYSAWLLIQDLQHLEPAKTAYQATKVSSSEIQARIPAAIAFTQKAMQQDNYYLWGGTVAPNYDCSGLMQAAFASVGIWLPRDSYQQEAFTQPITLEQLQPGDLIFFGTPQKTTHVALYLGEGSYIHSSGKEIGRNGIGIDQLSEHGDQVSRSYYQQLRRAGRVVASYQPQ; encoded by the coding sequence ATGGTTGTTTTTGATCGATTAGCAGAATCACTAACTGGTGAATACCAGAGCCTAGTTAATCTCAATCTTTATGATTCACCTAGCTGTAACAGTTTGGCAACTCAAGCTGCTGCTGGTCGTTATTTCCAGATTTTATCTACAACAGCACAAGAGAAGGCTGTAGAGGTGCGTTTGTGTGAGGATGATTATTCAGCTTGGTTATTAATTCAGGATTTGCAGCATTTAGAACCAGCAAAAACTGCTTATCAGGCAACTAAAGTTTCAAGTTCAGAAATTCAAGCACGCATCCCAGCAGCGATCGCCTTTACCCAAAAAGCTATGCAACAAGATAATTATTACCTTTGGGGTGGTACAGTTGCACCAAACTATGATTGTTCTGGATTAATGCAAGCAGCTTTCGCTTCAGTGGGTATTTGGTTACCGCGTGATTCTTATCAGCAGGAAGCTTTTACTCAACCAATTACTTTAGAACAATTACAACCAGGAGATTTAATATTTTTTGGCACGCCCCAAAAAACTACGCACGTAGCACTTTATTTGGGAGAAGGTAGTTATATTCATAGTTCTGGTAAAGAAATTGGACGCAATGGCATTGGAATTGACCAACTATCGGAACATGGAGATCAAGTTAGTCGATCATATTACCAGCAACTGCGGCGGGCAGGGCGAGTGGTGGCGAGTTATCAACCACAGTGA
- a CDS encoding glycosyltransferase family 2 protein, producing the protein MAMLSSQRLLAQEGVANTIIPAVSVVVPVYNEVESIPHLIEAIASSLMAAQLTYEIICVDDGSKDGSAQLLKQIAQTRLDLRAVLLRRNYGQTAAMAAGFNFAQGQAIVTLDGDLQNDPADIPLLLAKLDEGYDLVSGWRKNRQDAALTRLLPSKIANWLIGRVTSVELHDYGCSLKAYRSELVADMNLYGELHRFLPALAFIEGARIAELPVRHHARKYGRSKYGLWRTFRVLMDLLTIWFMKTFLTRPMHVFGMLGLASLLVGTLLGGYLTFIKLALGQSIGQRPLLILTVVMLLAGIQLFSFGLLAELLMRTYHESQGRPIYRVREVVEPTLNNRAGGSEQGTGEM; encoded by the coding sequence ATGGCGATGTTAAGTTCACAAAGGTTATTAGCACAAGAGGGTGTTGCTAATACAATAATTCCTGCAGTTTCAGTTGTTGTGCCAGTCTATAACGAAGTTGAAAGCATACCTCACTTAATTGAGGCGATCGCATCTAGTTTAATGGCAGCACAACTCACCTACGAAATTATTTGCGTAGATGATGGTTCTAAAGATGGTTCTGCTCAACTGCTGAAACAAATAGCACAAACTCGTTTAGATTTAAGAGCAGTGCTGCTACGTCGTAATTATGGTCAAACAGCAGCAATGGCAGCAGGATTTAACTTTGCACAAGGTCAAGCAATTGTCACCTTAGATGGTGATTTGCAAAATGATCCGGCTGATATTCCCTTACTACTAGCTAAGTTAGATGAAGGTTACGATCTAGTTAGTGGTTGGCGTAAAAACAGACAAGATGCTGCCTTGACTCGACTATTGCCTTCTAAAATTGCTAATTGGTTAATTGGGCGAGTTACTAGCGTTGAACTCCATGATTATGGTTGTTCTCTTAAAGCTTACAGGTCAGAACTTGTAGCTGATATGAATTTGTATGGGGAGTTACATCGGTTTCTACCAGCACTGGCATTTATTGAAGGAGCAAGAATAGCAGAATTGCCAGTACGCCATCATGCTAGAAAATATGGTCGCAGTAAGTATGGTTTATGGCGAACGTTTCGGGTGTTGATGGATTTATTAACTATCTGGTTTATGAAGACATTCCTGACACGCCCGATGCACGTCTTTGGAATGTTGGGTTTAGCCTCTTTATTAGTTGGCACATTACTGGGAGGTTATCTAACGTTTATTAAACTAGCATTGGGACAAAGTATTGGACAGCGCCCTCTACTAATTTTGACGGTAGTAATGCTATTAGCAGGTATCCAGCTATTTAGTTTTGGCTTGTTAGCAGAATTATTGATGCGTACTTACCACGAGTCCCAGGGTAGACCAATCTACAGGGTGAGGGAAGTAGTAGAACCGACTCTTAATAATAGAGCAGGGGGTAGTGAGCAGGGAACAGGGGAGATGTAG
- a CDS encoding MFS transporter translates to MKVFWQLEPPQRRSLLILFAAGLFFWSSMGSLLPTLPAYVADIGGTAQQVGIVIGAFAIGLLAFRPWLGRMVDQRSRKLVLLIGAVVAAIAPLCYLFVQSIPLLIAIRIFHGISIAAWTTAYSALIVDISPISHRGELIGYMSLVTPIGIAIGPAVGGLLQGAFGYQPLFLFAGALGMLAFLGGNQIHEPKIEHKPDTSSQSSTQQNSRKFWEILVSPPLLVPSLVLLLVGLAFGALSTFVPLFIRETKVDFNAGWFYTAAAIASFSSRLFIGRASDRYGRGLFITASICFYAVAMLLLSYANSPNIFLLAGILEGAGSGTLLPMMIALISDRSSPLERGRVFAVCISGFDLGIAIAGAVLGSVVQYLGYRGIFTISTGLVLLALIIFMTISNKNLANSWLFAWGKAPDIYSLNYAEVKKHAQKQ, encoded by the coding sequence TTGAAAGTTTTTTGGCAACTGGAACCGCCGCAGCGCCGTAGCTTACTGATTTTATTTGCTGCTGGCTTATTTTTTTGGTCAAGTATGGGTTCACTATTGCCAACCCTACCAGCTTATGTGGCAGACATTGGTGGTACAGCGCAACAGGTTGGCATTGTCATCGGCGCTTTTGCTATTGGGTTGTTGGCGTTCCGTCCTTGGTTAGGGCGCATGGTAGATCAACGTAGCCGTAAGTTGGTTTTACTTATAGGTGCAGTTGTAGCTGCGATCGCGCCTTTATGTTATCTATTTGTACAATCAATTCCGCTATTAATCGCTATCCGAATTTTTCACGGTATCAGTATTGCTGCTTGGACGACGGCTTACAGTGCTTTGATTGTAGATATATCGCCGATTAGCCACCGAGGAGAGTTAATTGGCTATATGAGCTTAGTAACGCCTATCGGTATTGCTATCGGGCCAGCAGTTGGTGGTTTACTACAAGGCGCTTTTGGCTATCAACCTTTGTTTCTGTTTGCTGGTGCGTTGGGAATGTTAGCTTTCTTGGGCGGAAATCAAATACATGAACCCAAAATCGAGCATAAACCTGATACGTCATCGCAATCATCAACTCAACAAAACAGTAGAAAGTTTTGGGAAATTCTTGTTAGTCCGCCATTGCTAGTGCCATCACTTGTACTGCTGCTAGTTGGTTTGGCTTTTGGCGCGTTGAGTACTTTTGTGCCTTTGTTTATTCGAGAAACAAAGGTAGATTTTAACGCTGGCTGGTTTTATACTGCTGCTGCGATCGCTAGTTTTAGCAGTAGATTATTTATTGGTCGTGCTTCCGACCGTTACGGTCGAGGATTATTTATTACAGCTAGTATCTGCTTTTATGCTGTAGCAATGTTGCTTCTATCTTATGCTAATAGCCCCAACATCTTTTTACTAGCTGGAATTTTAGAAGGCGCAGGGTCAGGAACATTATTGCCGATGATGATTGCCTTAATTTCTGATCGTTCTAGTCCACTGGAACGTGGGCGCGTTTTTGCTGTATGTATTAGTGGGTTTGACTTAGGAATTGCGATCGCAGGGGCAGTTTTAGGTTCGGTTGTTCAATACTTAGGCTACAGAGGCATCTTTACTATTAGTACAGGTCTAGTTTTACTAGCCTTAATCATCTTTATGACTATATCTAATAAAAATTTAGCTAATTCTTGGCTATTTGCCTGGGGCAAAGCTCCTGACATTTATTCCTTAAACTACGCTGAAGTAAAAAAACACGCTCAAAAGCAATAA
- the moaC gene encoding cyclic pyranopterin monophosphate synthase MoaC produces MTQNYSEISQNHQLTHLDAQGEARMVDVSDKPSTKRQAVAVGQVRMSQATFETIQAGNAPKGDVLGTARIAGIMAAKQTSQLIPLCHPLPLQKVEVQITPDPELPGYQIQASVTTKAETGVEMEALTAVSVAALTLYDMAKALEKSISIESIHLLSKTGGKSGDYQRKG; encoded by the coding sequence ATGACGCAAAATTATTCAGAAATTTCTCAAAATCACCAATTAACACATCTCGATGCCCAAGGTGAGGCGCGGATGGTAGACGTATCTGATAAGCCGTCAACCAAGCGTCAAGCCGTTGCGGTAGGTCAAGTAAGGATGTCTCAGGCAACGTTTGAGACAATTCAAGCAGGGAATGCGCCTAAAGGTGATGTTTTAGGTACTGCCAGAATTGCGGGAATTATGGCAGCAAAACAAACCTCCCAACTAATACCCCTGTGTCATCCCTTACCTCTTCAAAAAGTAGAAGTGCAGATTACCCCTGATCCTGAATTGCCTGGATACCAAATTCAAGCATCAGTTACTACCAAAGCAGAAACAGGGGTAGAAATGGAGGCATTAACAGCCGTTTCCGTTGCTGCGCTGACGCTATATGACATGGCAAAAGCTTTAGAAAAATCAATTTCGATTGAATCTATTCACCTTTTGAGCAAGACGGGCGGAAAATCCGGTGATTATCAGAGGAAGGGTTAA
- a CDS encoding alpha/beta hydrolase produces the protein MLPLKRLATIKGFAKGFQGSLLWSATVTSLSVASILSSFVATPGLAAEKLILRLGPFQQSVNVADLDSFAKTGQLSTSLKPYGALLTPQVQQLLTKRLQIDPNIANKFIDDLLRAPEGNQLIKQIRIAIPDSTVTQVRIALALALRQANGLSAISFLRAYPDEQITVDLSSAIAIALEINVPFIQSQSVTSLLESSLTVPSTSFSASFNPANPGKQRINKRTITIQDAKRNRAIPVDIYWDQSSSGPLIVISHGFAANRESLAYLARHLASQGLTVAALDHPDSNFTTLPGASIGSKLTTGGVTGLLLPASEFIDRPKDISFLLDQLASLNQQPGTLQGKLNTQQVSVIGHSLGGYTALAVAGGELHLDELRSFCQERSLFSKSGGDWLQCAAADLPQSRLQLQDKRVAQAIALNPVIGQLFGKTGLAKVTIPTLIWTSTGDALTPTLSHQLRPFSQLGGSKYLVTAIGGTHLSVSDPDNLNPQLAQTTLVREITGKEAEPMRQLLKGVSLAFIKQLTPEATNYQQFLTSGYAQSLSTPGLGLRLNTTLPSNLNAFVEFAQ, from the coding sequence ATGCTTCCATTAAAACGATTAGCAACAATTAAAGGATTCGCTAAAGGCTTTCAGGGTAGCTTACTATGGAGCGCAACTGTAACTTCATTAAGCGTTGCTAGTATACTTTCAAGCTTTGTAGCAACACCAGGACTAGCAGCAGAAAAGCTGATTTTACGCTTAGGGCCATTTCAGCAGTCAGTGAATGTTGCTGATTTAGATTCATTTGCTAAAACTGGTCAACTTTCAACATCTCTAAAACCCTATGGTGCATTACTGACTCCACAAGTACAGCAACTGCTAACTAAACGTTTACAAATTGACCCTAACATAGCTAATAAATTTATTGATGATTTACTAAGAGCGCCAGAAGGAAATCAATTAATCAAGCAAATTAGGATCGCAATTCCTGATAGTACAGTTACTCAAGTGCGGATAGCTTTAGCATTAGCATTACGGCAAGCTAATGGTTTAAGTGCGATTAGCTTTTTGCGGGCATATCCAGACGAGCAAATTACAGTAGATTTAAGTTCTGCGATCGCGATCGCACTAGAAATTAATGTTCCCTTCATACAAAGTCAATCCGTAACCTCGTTACTAGAGAGTTCTTTAACCGTCCCCAGCACCTCATTTTCTGCCAGCTTTAATCCAGCTAACCCTGGTAAACAGCGCATTAATAAACGAACCATCACCATACAAGACGCAAAACGCAACCGCGCAATTCCTGTAGATATCTACTGGGATCAGAGTAGTTCTGGCCCCCTGATAGTGATTTCCCACGGTTTCGCAGCTAATCGAGAATCTCTAGCTTATCTAGCTCGTCACCTAGCTTCCCAGGGTCTTACAGTTGCAGCACTAGACCACCCAGATAGTAATTTCACCACACTTCCAGGCGCTTCAATTGGTTCTAAACTGACAACAGGTGGAGTTACAGGGCTACTACTACCAGCCTCGGAGTTTATCGATCGCCCTAAAGATATTAGCTTTTTATTAGATCAGTTAGCTTCCCTTAATCAACAGCCTGGTACTCTGCAAGGGAAACTGAATACTCAGCAAGTAAGCGTGATCGGTCACTCATTGGGAGGTTATACAGCTTTAGCTGTAGCAGGTGGAGAACTACATCTTGACGAGTTGCGCTCATTTTGCCAAGAACGTAGTTTATTTTCTAAGTCTGGCGGAGATTGGTTACAATGTGCTGCGGCTGACTTACCACAATCACGTCTACAACTACAGGATAAACGAGTGGCGCAAGCGATCGCTCTTAACCCTGTAATCGGGCAACTATTTGGTAAAACAGGTTTAGCTAAAGTAACTATCCCGACATTAATCTGGACAAGTACAGGCGATGCTTTAACGCCTACACTCAGCCATCAACTACGACCATTTTCTCAACTAGGCGGTTCTAAGTATTTAGTTACTGCTATTGGTGGTACTCATTTGAGCGTCAGCGATCCTGATAATCTTAATCCTCAGTTGGCTCAAACAACCCTTGTTAGAGAAATTACAGGCAAAGAAGCCGAACCCATGCGCCAACTCCTCAAAGGTGTGAGTTTGGCATTTATCAAACAATTGACACCAGAAGCCACAAATTACCAGCAATTTTTGACCTCTGGCTATGCTCAATCACTCTCTACGCCAGGACTGGGTTTGCGTTTGAATACCACGTTACCATCAAACCTAAATGCCTTTGTGGAGTTCGCCCAGTAA
- the tatC gene encoding twin-arginine translocase subunit TatC → MTPPEVETTLQESLNKQQEINGDLEGEDLDELPGDVEMSLFDHLEELRQRIFYALIGIGVGIIGCFLAVKPLVQLLEVPAKGIKFLQLAPGEYFFVSLKVAGYSGLLVASPFVLYQIIQFVLPGLTRRERGLVGPVVLGSSVLFFVGLVFAYLLLIPAALNFFISYGEGVVEQMWSIDRYFEFVLLLLFSTGLAFQIPIIQILLSFLGIVSSGQMLSGWRFVVVGATILGAVLTPSTDPLTQSLLAGAVLFLYFGGIGLVKVLGR, encoded by the coding sequence ATGACCCCTCCAGAAGTAGAAACTACACTCCAAGAAAGTTTAAACAAGCAACAAGAGATTAATGGTGATTTAGAAGGTGAGGATCTAGATGAACTGCCAGGTGACGTTGAAATGTCGCTATTTGACCATCTCGAGGAATTGCGACAGCGAATTTTTTATGCGCTCATTGGTATTGGAGTAGGTATAATTGGCTGCTTTTTAGCAGTTAAGCCTCTTGTGCAACTTTTGGAAGTTCCAGCTAAGGGCATTAAATTTCTACAGTTAGCCCCTGGGGAATATTTTTTTGTTTCCCTTAAAGTTGCTGGTTACAGCGGGTTGCTGGTAGCAAGTCCGTTTGTGCTTTATCAGATTATCCAGTTTGTTTTACCAGGACTAACTCGGCGCGAACGTGGATTAGTGGGGCCTGTAGTATTAGGGTCGAGTGTACTATTTTTTGTTGGGCTGGTTTTTGCTTATCTGCTGTTGATTCCTGCTGCTCTCAATTTCTTTATCAGTTATGGGGAAGGTGTTGTTGAGCAAATGTGGTCAATTGACCGCTATTTTGAATTTGTGTTGTTGCTGCTGTTTAGCACAGGATTGGCATTTCAAATCCCGATCATTCAAATATTGTTGAGTTTTTTAGGGATTGTATCATCTGGGCAAATGCTTTCTGGCTGGCGCTTTGTAGTTGTAGGAGCAACGATTTTGGGAGCAGTGTTGACACCTTCGACTGACCCCCTGACTCAGAGTTTGTTAGCTGGTGCTGTACTGTTTCTCTATTTCGGGGGTATTGGTTTAGTTAAAGTTTTAGGTCGTTGA
- a CDS encoding DUF3067 family protein: MTGQELRQLLLNKWGYSYDIQLRRTQGKIFVQIMWKYLEQASFPLSEGQYATHLDEIASYLDALGGAEQVQEYIEQTRDRPRLGKAVSIPLDLGERSSEWLI, encoded by the coding sequence ATGACAGGACAAGAGCTACGGCAACTGCTGCTGAACAAGTGGGGATATTCATACGATATTCAGTTGCGCCGCACTCAGGGCAAAATTTTTGTGCAAATAATGTGGAAATACCTAGAGCAAGCTTCTTTTCCGCTCTCGGAAGGACAATACGCGACTCATCTAGATGAAATTGCTAGTTATTTAGATGCTTTAGGTGGGGCGGAACAGGTGCAAGAATACATAGAACAAACACGCGATCGCCCTCGACTTGGTAAAGCAGTCAGTATCCCCCTTGATCTAGGTGAACGTTCTTCTGAATGGTTAATTTGA
- a CDS encoding cytochrome b6-f complex iron-sulfur subunit has translation MAQLSGSADVPDMGRRQFMNLLTFGAVTGTALGALYPVVKYFIPPSSGSGSGGVTAKDALGNDIIVSKFLADHKSGDRTLAQGLKGDPTYVVVQEDQTLANYGINAVCTHLGCVVPWNANENKFMCPCHGSQYDNTGKVVRGPAPQSLALAHATVTEDDKLSLTTWTETDFRTGEDPWWS, from the coding sequence ATGGCTCAACTTTCTGGTTCTGCGGATGTCCCCGATATGGGTCGCCGCCAATTCATGAACCTTTTAACTTTTGGTGCGGTTACAGGAACAGCTTTGGGGGCATTATATCCAGTAGTTAAATATTTTATTCCGCCATCGAGTGGTAGCGGTAGTGGTGGTGTTACCGCTAAAGATGCTTTAGGTAACGACATCATTGTGAGCAAATTTTTAGCTGATCACAAATCAGGCGATCGCACTCTTGCCCAAGGGCTGAAAGGCGACCCCACCTATGTTGTAGTGCAAGAAGATCAAACCCTTGCTAACTATGGCATTAACGCGGTTTGCACACACTTAGGCTGTGTGGTTCCCTGGAATGCCAATGAAAACAAGTTTATGTGTCCTTGCCACGGTTCTCAATATGACAACACTGGTAAGGTAGTACGTGGGCCTGCGCCCCAGTCTTTAGCACTAGCTCATGCTACCGTGACCGAAGACGATAAGCTTTCCTTGACAACTTGGACAGAGACAGACTTCCGCACAGGCGAAGATCCTTGGTGGTCATAG